A single region of the Brachypodium distachyon strain Bd21 chromosome 3, Brachypodium_distachyon_v3.0, whole genome shotgun sequence genome encodes:
- the LOC100835961 gene encoding nudix hydrolase 13, mitochondrial isoform X2, which produces MSSSSPDKVLARKGRHKQRYDNEYRLVAGCVPYRTKKDEGNPCSLGNDPGRMEVLMISTPNRTDMVFPKGGWEDDEDVYEAASREAMEEAGVKGIIDRATLGHWVFKSKSSQKSNSPRGACKGYIFAMEVTEELESWPEQATHGRRWVSPGEAYQLCRYDWMREALTALLERLSMIEAVGSTQERTDQTGMYIMLQTTSDGAVALC; this is translated from the exons atgtcgtcgtcgtcgccggacAAGGTGCTCGCCAGGAAGGGCCGCCACAAGCAGCGGTACGACAACGAGTACCGCCTCGTTGCAGG GTGTGTCCCGTACAGAACGAAGAAGGACGAGGGGAACCCCTGCAGCCTCGGCAACGACCCGGGCCGGATGGAGGTGCTCATGATCTCCACGCCCAACCGCACTGACATGGTCTTCCCAAAG ggCGGGtgggaggacgacgaggacgtcTACGAGGCGGCAAGCCGCGAGGCcatggaggaggccggcgtcAAGGGCATCATTGAT AGGGCTACCTTGGGACACTGGGTGTTCAAGAGCAAGAGCAGCCAGAAGAGCAACAGCCCCAGGGGAGCTTGCAAGGGCTATATCTTTGCCATGGAGGTCACCGAGGAGCTTGAGTCATGGCCGGAGCAGGCAACCCACGGCAGGCGATGG GTTTCCCCAGGTGAAGCCTATCAGCTCTGTCGGTATGACTGGATGCGTGAGGCGCTCACTGCACTGCTGGAGCGGTTATCGATGATCGAAGCGGTGGGGTCGACGCAGGAACGGACTGATCAAACCGGCATGTACATAATGCTCCAAACGACATCTGATGGCGCAGTTGCATTGTGCTGA
- the LOC100835961 gene encoding nudix hydrolase 13, mitochondrial isoform X1, which translates to MSSLVLACPAMSSSSPDKVLARKGRHKQRYDNEYRLVAGCVPYRTKKDEGNPCSLGNDPGRMEVLMISTPNRTDMVFPKGGWEDDEDVYEAASREAMEEAGVKGIIDRATLGHWVFKSKSSQKSNSPRGACKGYIFAMEVTEELESWPEQATHGRRWVSPGEAYQLCRYDWMREALTALLERLSMIEAVGSTQERTDQTGMYIMLQTTSDGAVALC; encoded by the exons ATGTCCAGCCTCGTTCTCGCGTGCCCAGCaatgtcgtcgtcgtcgccggacAAGGTGCTCGCCAGGAAGGGCCGCCACAAGCAGCGGTACGACAACGAGTACCGCCTCGTTGCAGG GTGTGTCCCGTACAGAACGAAGAAGGACGAGGGGAACCCCTGCAGCCTCGGCAACGACCCGGGCCGGATGGAGGTGCTCATGATCTCCACGCCCAACCGCACTGACATGGTCTTCCCAAAG ggCGGGtgggaggacgacgaggacgtcTACGAGGCGGCAAGCCGCGAGGCcatggaggaggccggcgtcAAGGGCATCATTGAT AGGGCTACCTTGGGACACTGGGTGTTCAAGAGCAAGAGCAGCCAGAAGAGCAACAGCCCCAGGGGAGCTTGCAAGGGCTATATCTTTGCCATGGAGGTCACCGAGGAGCTTGAGTCATGGCCGGAGCAGGCAACCCACGGCAGGCGATGG GTTTCCCCAGGTGAAGCCTATCAGCTCTGTCGGTATGACTGGATGCGTGAGGCGCTCACTGCACTGCTGGAGCGGTTATCGATGATCGAAGCGGTGGGGTCGACGCAGGAACGGACTGATCAAACCGGCATGTACATAATGCTCCAAACGACATCTGATGGCGCAGTTGCATTGTGCTGA
- the LOC112271697 gene encoding uncharacterized protein LOC112271697, giving the protein MDWNSANSYEVNSGTIQTAQQNALVGPPPVAATPESVAAQIFQARVALFESSRAAESCMNKHNATFKILLASHRKLAAKHKALVAEHRNKTRDDVQVSEFLKRVTEVQGEKTRLVEQHRDEVARLKVQLKAQAEAHKTEIDGLLAKIFPHSTEAAQAAVLKARGKRDASKELPSEYNVEDYLMSIWTRVRPLKAFGIDMLNASICAFRALWSGEEAPSAIPELAKRLLEVEDRLSDWRESAARVGADEALSFVLCWYDGINLDVLQSMRVGSPFLSDPKLISKRQERAYSFIQYAEVHTFVKGPKSDADEEAAEEEEEEMDKEIVAESPPAATDAPSAGTDDPAA; this is encoded by the exons atggactggaacagcgccAACAGCTACGAGGTCAACTCCGGCACCATCCAGACAGCGCAACAGAATGCTCTGGTGGGGCCACCACCTGTGGCGGCAACTCCGGAGTCGGTGGCGGCCCAGATTTTCCAGGCGAGGGTCGCCCTGTTCGAGTCCAGCCGAGCTGCCGAG AGCTGTATGAACAAGCACAACGCAACCTTCAAAATTCTGCTCGCATCACACCGGAAGTTGGCAGCGAAGCACAAGGCTTTAGTGGCCGAACATCGGAACAAGA CTAGGGATGATGTGCAAGTGTCGGAGTTTCTGAAGCGCGTCACAGAAGTGCAAG GGGAGAAGACTCGGCTAGTGGAACAGCACCGAGATGAGGTGGCCCGACTAAAAGTGCAACTCAAAGCGCAGGCCGAGGCGCACAAGACCGAG ATAGACGGGTTGCTAGCCA AAATCTTCCCGCATTCCACCGAGGCTGCTCAGGCCGCCGTGCTTAAAGCTCGCGGGAAAAGGGATGCCTCCAAGGAACTGCCATCGGAGTACAATGTGGAGGACTACCTCATGAGCATCTGGACCCGTGTCAGGCCTCTGAAGGCCTTCGGGATTGATATGCTCAACGCCAGCATCTGCGCCTTCCGAGCTCTTTGGTCGGGAGAGGAAGCGCCCAGTGCCATCCCAGAGCTGGCCAAGCGTCTCCTAGAAGTAGAGGACCGGCTAAGCGACTGGCGGGAGTCGGCCGCTcgtgtcggcgccgacgaggcacTGTCGTTCGTACTTTgttggtacgacggcattaaCCTCGACGTGTTGCAGTCCATGCGCGTCGgctctcccttcctctcggACCCGAAGCTGATCTCGAAGCGCCAAGAAcgggcctactccttcatccagtatGCCGAAGTGCACACTTTTGTGAAGGGTCCGAAATCGGACGCAGATGAAGAAGCggccgaggaagaggaagaggagatggaCAAAGAAATCGTGGCCGAGTCGCCTCCTGCCGCAACAGATGCTCCGAGTGCCGGCACCGATGATCCTGCTGCTTGA